A region from the Lycium barbarum isolate Lr01 chromosome 8, ASM1917538v2, whole genome shotgun sequence genome encodes:
- the LOC132607320 gene encoding uncharacterized protein LOC132607320, with the protein MTNACISRFSSIQKAAVPLPGRSYHGVVFLRNFSTLTAPCVPLSYPPPSLVSVACLTQSNAPAQRSDEWFALRKDKLTTSTFSTALGFWKGNRRNELWHEKVFAPDGQLLPSPSSRCAMDWGVLMEAAAIERYKSITGRDVSSLGFAVHSDERLSWVGASPDGLLGSLPGGGILEVKCPYNKGKPEKGLPWSTMPFYYMPQVQGQMEIMDRDWVDVYCWTPIGSTIFRVYRERSYWELMHGILWEFWWENVVPAREALLIGNEEGAKAYKPTSTHKKTGLVISRSLKLVGEAKMLCRDIAGHVEFFR; encoded by the exons ATGACCAATGCCTGCATTTCTAGATTCAGCAGCATTCAGAAAGCAGCTGTGCCACTTCCTGGCAGAAGCTATCATGGCGTTGTTTTCTTAAGGAACTTCTCAACTTTGACAGCACCATGTGTTCCTCTCAGTTATCCTCCACCATCACTAGTATCAGTAGCCTGCTTAACCCAATCAAATGCTCCAGCACAACGTTCAGATGAGTGGTTTGCCCTTCGCAAGGATAAATTGACTACAAGCACCTTCAGCACTGCTTTAGGATTCTGGAAAGGGAATCGACGAAACGAGCTCTGGCATGAGAAG GTATTTGCTCCAGATGGCCAATTACTACCATCTCCTAGCAGCAGGTGTGCTATGGATTGGGGTGTTCTCATGGAAGCAGCAGCCATAGAGCGGTATAAAAGCATCACTGGCCGTGATGTGAGCTCACTTGGGTTCGCAGTCCATTCGGATGAGCGATTGAGTTGGGTTGGTGCCTCCCCGGACGGTCTTCTTGGAAGCTTGCCAGGTGGCGGGATCCTAGAAGTGAAATGCCCATACAACAAAGGAAAGCCAGAAAAAGGGCTGCCTTGGTCAACGATGCCATTCTACTACATGCCTCAGGTGCAGGGGCAAATGGAAATCATGGACAGAGATTGGGTTGATGTGTATTGTTGGACGCCAATCGGGAGCACGATATTCCGTGTCTACCGAGAGCGGAGTTACTGGGAGTTAATGCATGGAATTTTGTGGGAATTTTGGTGGGAAAATGTTGTTCCTGCTAGAGAAGCTCTTTTAATTGGAAATGAGGAGGGTGCCAAAGCCTATaaaccaacatcaacacacaaaaAAACTGGACTTGTgatttcaagaagcttgaagTTGGTAGGTGAGGCAAAGATGTTGTGCAGGGATATTGCTGGTCATGTTGAATTTTTCCGCTAG